The following coding sequences are from one Alosa alosa isolate M-15738 ecotype Scorff River chromosome 13, AALO_Geno_1.1, whole genome shotgun sequence window:
- the rnf183 gene encoding E3 ubiquitin-protein ligase RNF183, with protein MSEDANHHRKEGGRGSKPKTKHSKPQQEQKAKSTQPQNRKPERRHHTDRGPQRSRSSDSVHLGRSRGRHREKERDDGQVRRERGRSEEAHRRDSSHGNQHRSPVSPNDDFLGDTECPVCFCAYDNVFKTPKLLPCGHTFCLECLARINVSSPELKQLSCPVCREVTQLPHGRDLPQLVNNQEVFQKLPPEMQRALSVRFKRNKGKLELKSKLTHQDPTTTLKKQQTVSNSRSLGLVESGVTGPVTSLDVGRPPNPMHSHMRRVFRSNQCYYAAVGAIIAVTVALMLVGVLVFVIIPRVTHTGGVRPPPGSNTQPPPGQPAPDGPP; from the coding sequence ATGAGTGAAGATGCCAATCATCACAGGAAAGAGGGAGGCAGAGGTTCCAAACCCAAAACCAAACACTCAAAGCCTCAGCAGGAGCAGAAGGCCAAGAGCACCCAGCCGCAAAACCGCAAGCCAGAGAGGAGACATCACACAGATAGGGGTCCCCAAAGGAGCCGTAGCAGTGACTCTGTACACTTGGGGAGAAGCAGAGGAAGAcatagggagaaagagagggacgaTGGACAAGTGAGGAGAGAGCGTGGGAGAAGTGAGGAAGCACATAGGCGAGACAGTAGCCATGGCAATCAGCATAGGTCACCAGTGTCCCCTAATGATGACTTTCTAGGAGACACAGAATGTCCCGTATGTTTCTGTGCCTATGATAATGTATTCAAAACACCCAAGCTTCTTCCCTGTGGCCATACTTTCTGCCTGGAGTGCCTCGCTCGAATCAACGTGAGCTCTCCAGAGCTCAAGCAGCTCTCTTGTCCTGTGTGCCGTGAAGTCACACAGCTACCACATGGTCGTGATCTTCCACAGCTGGTTAACAACCAGGAAGTGTTCCAGAAGCTTCCACCTGAGATGCAGAGAGCACTGTCAGTGCGCTTCAAACGTAATAAGGGCAAGCTGGAGCTGAAAAGCAAATTAACACACCAGGATCCAACCACCACACTGAAGAAACAACAGACAGTGAGTAACAGCCGCTCTCTGGGCTTGGTGGAGTCAGGTGTCACAGGTCCAGTCACCAGCTTGGATGTGGGCCGCCCCCCTAACCCAATGCACAGTCACATGCGACGTGTCTTCCGTTCCAATCAGTGCTACTACGCAGCAGTGGGAGCCATCATAGCTGTCACCGTGGCACTAATGCTAGTGGGTGTGCTGGTCTTTGTGATCATCCCTCGAGTGACCCACACTGGAGGGGTCCGGCCCCCTCCTGGAAGCAATACACAACCCCCCCCTGGGCAACCAGCTCCAGATGGACCCCCTTGA
- the dhx16 gene encoding pre-mRNA-splicing factor ATP-dependent RNA helicase DHX16, translating to MANLEQWVSDRLHDILGLSDRYVAQFMVGLVRKSANLPDFIVRLKQTGTIAVDQKVERFAQELFEKVPRKQIVEKPSRALERQVQAMEQKNRTYTLLEESDSDGEVTQERGKEKKGREKVKGKKRKHLRQKQEESASSSEEEKESGQMTTKAQKKEDEEDQEEDWEKEERERQQDLEERDAFAERMKLKDKQKTRSIMERTDKKAYEEAQKRLKMAEEDQRKMLPELRKQSRFEYLKKREAEKLEDLEAEIADEEYLFSSDNLSERERKELDYKRTVRDLARDYKKAGAKEKDERKNRYYMPEENRRKNPPERDLQLDVEEGGHEGGGEQSRWEEARVATATLHFGAKEERERRLKEEQDKYQLVLEEEEMINFVSSAITMKGTRSEKEEAEPQLSQADKQMQSIQEVRRSLPVFPYRQDLLSAIEQHQVLIIEGETGSGKTTQIPQYLMEEGYNAGGLKIGCTQPRRVAAMSVAARVAQEVGVKLGNEVGYSIRFEDCTSERTVLKYMTDGMLLREFLTEPDLASYSVVIIDEAHERTLHTDILFGLIKDISRFRADLKVLVASATLDTERFSCFFDDAPVFRIPGRRFPVDIFYTKAPEADYLEACVVSVLQIHVTQPHGDVLVFLTGQEEIEACCELLQDRCRRLGSKISELIVLPIYANLPSDMQAKIFNPTPPGARKVVVATNIAETSLTIDGIIYVIDPGFCKQKSYNARTGMESLIVTPCSRASANQRAGRAGRVAAGKCFRLYTAWAFKHEMEETTVPEIQRTNLGNVVLLLKSLGINDLIHFDFMDPPPHETLVLALEQLYALGALNHLGELTKLGRRMAELPVDPMLSKMILASEQYKCSEEVLSIAAMLSVNNSIFYRPKDKVVHADNARMNFVVPGGDHMVLLNVYSQWVESGYSTQWCYENFIQFRSMKHARDVREQLEGLMDRIEVEVCSSQGDNVPIRKAVTAGYFYHTARLSKGGYKTVKHQQTVYVHPNSSLFEEQPRWLIYHELVFTTKEFMRQVIEIDSGWLLEVAPHYYKNKELEDSSSKKMPRKQGKAREELG from the exons GGTCTGGTGCGAAAGTCTGCTAATTTGCCAGACTTCATTGTTCGCCTCAAGCAGACCGGCACCATTGCTGTCGACCAGAAAGTTGAGAGGTTTGCACAGGAATTATTCGAGAAG GTGCCACGAAAACAGATAGTGGAGAAACCATCTCGAGCTCTGGAGCGGCAAGTGCAAGCCATGGAGCAGAAAAATCGTACCTACACTCTGCTAGAGGAGAGCGACAGCGATGGAGAAGTAacacaggagagaggaaaggagaagaaagggagggagaaagtaaagggaaagaagagaaagcacttgagacagaaacaggaagagagTGCCTCATCCAGTGAAGAGGAAAAGGAAAG TGGCCAGATGACTACCAAAGCACAGAagaaagaggatgaggaggaccaAGAGGAGGACTGGGAAAAAGAAGAGCGCGAGCGACAGCAGGACCTGGAGGAAAGAGATGCTTTTGCAGAGCGCATGAAGTTGAAGGACAAGCAGAAGACCCGAAGTATCATGGAGAGGACTGATAAAAAG GCTTACGAGGAAGCTCAAAAAAGACTTAAGATGGCAGAGGAAGACCAAAGGAAAATG CTTCCTGAGTTGAGAAAGCAGTCACGCTTTGAGTACCTGAAGAAACGTGAAGCTGAGAAATTAGAAGACCTGGAGGCTGAGATAGCCGATGAAGAGTACCTGTTTTCCTCTGACAACctctctgagcgagagagaaaagaacTGGATTACAAGCGTACAGTCAGAGATTTGGCCAGGGACTACAAGAAAGCAGGAGCCAAGGAAAAGGATGAAAGGAAGAATCGCTACTACATGCCAGAGGAGAATAGGAGAaag AACCCTCCTGAACGGGATCTCCAGCTGGATGTTGAAGAAGGGGGGCATGAGGGCGGGGGGGAGCAGAGCCGCTGGGAAGAGGCACGGGTCGCTACAGCAACTCTGCACTTTGGCGccaaggaggagagggagcgtCGACTGAAGGAGGAGCAAGACAAGTACCAGTTAgtactggaggaggaggagatgatcAACTTTGTCAGCAGTGCCATCACCATGAAAGGAACACGGTCAGAAAAG GAGGAGGCTGAGCCACAGCTCTCTCAGGCAGATAAACAGATGCAGTCGATTCAGGAGGTTAGGCGGAGTCTGCCTGTCTTTCCCTATCGACAAGACCTACTATCAGCTATTGAGCAGCACCAGGTGCTCATTATTGAGGGGGAGACTGGGTCTGGCAAAACTACACAGATCCCACAGTATCTCATGGAAGAG GGATATAATGCTGGAGGTTTGAAGATTGGTTGCACTCAGCCTCGTCGAGTAGCAGCAATGTCTGTGGCAGCTCGAGTGGCACAAGAAGTTGGAGTAAAGCTTGGAAACGAG GTGGGCTACAGTATTCGATTTGAGGACTGCACATCAGAACGGACAGTACTAAAGTACATGACTGATGGAATGCTTTTGAGAGAGTTTCTCACAGAGCCAGATCTTGCCAGCTATAG tGTGGTCATAATTGATGAAGCCCATGAGCGCACCCTCCACACAGACATCCTTTTTGGCCTGATAAAAGACATTTCTCGTTTCCGTGCTGACCTGAAGGTGCTAGTGGCCAGTGCTACACTGGATACAGAACGTTTCTCTTGCTTCTTCGATGATGCTCCTGTCTTCAGGATACCTGGACGTCGTTTCCCTGTAGACATTTTCTACACAAAG GCTCCAGAAGCTGACTATCTGGAGGCATGTGTTGTGTCCGTGCTGCAGATCCATGTCACACAGCCCCATGGAGATGTACTGGTGTTTCTCACAGGGCAG GAGGAGATTGAGGCATGCTGTGAGCTTCTACAGGATCGTTGTCGGCGACTGGGGTCCAAGATATCTGAGCTCATTGTCCTGCCCATCTATGCCAACCTGCCCTCAGACATGCAGGCCAAGATCTTCAACCCAACTCCACCTGGTGCTCGCAAG GTTGTGGTAGCCACCAACATTGCAGAGACCTCCCTCACTATTGATGGCATCATCTATGTCATTGACCCAGGCTTTTGTAAGCAGAAAAGCTATAATGCTCGCACGGGCATGGAGTCCCTCATCGTCACACCATGTTCACGG GCGTCAGCCAATCAGCGGGCTGGAAGAGCAGGCAGAGTAGCTGCTGGGAAGTGCTTCCGTCTCTACACTGCTTGGGCTTTCAAGCATGAGATGGAGGAAACAACAGTACCAGAGATTCAGAGGACCAATCTGGGCAACGTGGTGTTGCTGCTGAAGAGTCTGG GAATTAATGACCTCATTCACTTTGACTTTATGGACCCACCTCCTCATGAGACACTTGTTCTAGCTTTGGAGCAGCTCTATGCTCTGGGTGCCCTCAACCACCTTGGAGAGCTCACCAAG CTTGGCAGGAGGATGGCTGAGTTGCCAGTGGACCCCATGCTGAGCAAAATGATCCTGGCCTCAGAACA GTACAAGTGTTCAGAAGAGGTACTGAGCATTGCTGCTATGCTCTCCGTCAATAACTCGATCTTCTACCGACCGAAAGACAAAGTAGTTCATGCTGATAATGCACGCATGAACTTTGTAGTGCCTGGTGGAGACCATATGGTGCTGCTCAACGTCTACAGTCAG TGGGTGGAGAGTGGTTATTCCACACAGTGGTGTTATGAGAACTTTATCCAGTTCCGCTCCATGAAGCATGCAAGGGACGTGCGTGAACAGCTGGAAGGTCTGATGGATAGAATAGAAGTGGAGGTGTGCAGCTCCCAGGGAGACAATGTGCCAATCCGCAAG GCAGTGACAGCGGGCTACTTCTACCACACAGCACGGCTTAGCAAGGGTGGCTACAAGACAGTTAAGCATCAGCAGACCGTCTATGTCCATCCCAATAGCTCCCTTTTTGAGGAACAGCCACGCTGGCTTATCTACCATGAACTTGTCTTCACCACAAAAGAGTTCATGAGACAG GTTATTGAGATAGATAGTGGCTGGCTGCTGGAGGTGGCCCCTCACTACTACAAGAACAAGGAGCTGGAGGACAGCAGCAGTAAGAAGATGCCACGGAAGCAGGGAAAGGCACGTGAGGAACTGGGCTGA